Proteins encoded by one window of Porphyrobacter sp. YT40:
- a CDS encoding 2-oxoglutarate and iron-dependent oxygenase domain-containing protein, translating into MMNIASVSLAQPLETIADELGRSFGEYGFAVVRDHGIPQDLIDEAEAVSKAFFALPDAVKRAYKLEGGGGARGYTPFGTEKAKDAEVFDLKEFWHVGRDLPEGHPLSEFMAPNVWPTEVEGFRETMSALFAAFEATGARVLEAIALHLGRPRDFFASSVADGNSVMRLLHYPPLGEGAPEGAIRAAAHGDINTITLLLGAEEAGLELLTRQGEWLPIPAEKGSLVINVGDMLERQTNGRLRSTTHRVVNPKGEAAHRSRYSMPFFLHFRPDFMIEALPECVSAEDANPPAPPISAHDFLMQRLREINLA; encoded by the coding sequence ATGATGAACATCGCCTCCGTCAGTCTCGCCCAGCCGCTCGAAACCATCGCCGACGAACTCGGCCGCAGCTTCGGCGAATACGGCTTTGCCGTGGTCCGTGATCACGGCATCCCGCAAGACCTGATCGACGAGGCCGAGGCGGTCTCCAAGGCCTTTTTTGCGCTGCCCGACGCGGTCAAACGCGCCTACAAGCTGGAAGGCGGCGGCGGCGCGCGCGGTTACACCCCGTTCGGCACCGAAAAGGCCAAGGACGCCGAGGTGTTCGACCTCAAGGAATTCTGGCACGTCGGCCGCGATCTTCCCGAAGGCCACCCGCTCAGCGAATTCATGGCCCCGAACGTCTGGCCGACCGAAGTCGAAGGTTTCCGCGAGACCATGAGCGCGCTGTTCGCCGCTTTCGAAGCGACCGGTGCGCGCGTGCTCGAAGCGATCGCGCTGCACCTCGGCCGCCCGCGCGATTTCTTCGCGAGCAGCGTTGCGGACGGCAATTCGGTGATGCGCCTGCTGCATTATCCGCCGCTCGGCGAAGGCGCGCCCGAAGGGGCGATCCGCGCCGCGGCGCATGGCGATATCAACACCATCACGCTGCTGCTGGGCGCGGAGGAAGCCGGGCTCGAACTGCTGACCCGGCAGGGCGAGTGGCTGCCGATCCCGGCGGAGAAAGGCTCGCTGGTGATCAATGTCGGCGACATGCTGGAGCGCCAGACCAACGGGCGGCTGCGCTCGACCACGCACCGGGTGGTGAATCCCAAGGGAGAGGCTGCGCACCGGTCGCGGTACTCGATGCCGTTCTTCCTGCATTTCCGGCCCGACTTCATGATCGAAGCCCTGCCGGAATGCGTCTCGGCCGAGGATGCGAATCCCCCCGCGCCGCCGATCAGCGCGCATGATTTCCTGATGCAGCGCCTGCGCGAGATCAACCTCGCCTGA
- a CDS encoding carboxypeptidase regulatory-like domain-containing protein: MKLKYLLAASVVSLAATTTIATPAFAQETTSSVRGDVVDQNGTPIAGATVTVTHVPSGTTSTQTTDADGGFNAAGLRLGGPFTVTVVADGYESAEQDIGFLSAGQAQRISVALADAGQTIVVTGARTRSSISLSTGAATTLTARDIAGVSNINRDIRNLAARDPLVTLDSTNNNAISIAGQNNRFNRFTVDGVAFGDPFGLESGGLVSARGPVPLDAIGEFSVEIAPVDIQQGFFQGGAINTQLKSGGNAFTFLGGAYYQDDSLRGDRARNLTRTGAFESQIYTAQVTGPIIKDKLFFAVTYERTRDTVPADVLPSQLGITDADLTQISDIAQTVYGFDTLGVADSIVEKDDKLVTKLDWNVADGHRVSATYIWNDSSLLAGQTGVGAINADNPTYSLLSNNYTQGAVNHFGILQSNNQWSDSFSTQLRVSYADYVRLQVPVGGNRSFGQFLVCLDPTNPAAPADGSAPRECSDGQQQLQFGPDVSRQANELDTQSLAIEFQATLKLNNHSVKLIAERRRQDVRNLFAQRVSGAWLFDSVADLQAQRANEVDIAVPLLGGIDTVTADFQNNSWTFGIMDTIDVTDTLTVVAGMRYDLFDTPDRPFNNVNFLERFGFPNTGTLNGRDLFQPRFGVNWQPTDRLTLRGSAGLFGGGSPNVWISNSFSNPGPTLGRVQVRRVPGVGGAPDTYTVSGLSGLSAAQQNAIGEATLNNVTGGTGVPQALFDAVRNQGTAASPTNALDPNFEVPSQWRFSGSVDYEANLGPLGDGWNLGVDVIYSRVKDALEWTDLRSVDSGTETPDGRPRYQILPGFSGTNTDLLLTNTGYGESWNIVGRFDKVWNSGFFLNGSYTYQDVTDQNPGTSSVAFSNYTNTAVGFDPNFAAQGISNYQRDHQFRLGTGFDGELFGDNNTRVELFYNVRSGQRYSYTMFDPTNGRSAVFGVTGRGSRNLLYVPNVSSQTADANVIYDSTATFEAVQALVQGSELNAYQGQIAPKNIGKTPWVHKLDLSLRQEVPIPFGGKIELLADVENVLNLIDKDWGTVRQVGFPYTASVVSVACVASATEPCAQYRYSSFRAPNEATNINGSLWGVRFGVRVKF, translated from the coding sequence ATGAAGCTTAAGTATCTCCTTGCCGCGAGCGTCGTCAGCCTTGCTGCGACCACCACCATCGCCACTCCGGCCTTCGCTCAGGAAACCACCTCGTCGGTTCGCGGCGACGTGGTCGACCAGAACGGCACCCCGATCGCGGGCGCGACCGTCACCGTGACGCACGTGCCCTCGGGCACCACCTCGACCCAGACCACCGACGCCGATGGCGGCTTCAATGCGGCCGGCCTGCGTCTGGGCGGCCCTTTCACCGTCACCGTGGTCGCCGATGGCTATGAGAGCGCCGAGCAGGACATCGGCTTCCTCAGCGCCGGTCAGGCCCAGCGCATCAGCGTCGCCCTGGCCGATGCCGGGCAGACCATCGTCGTCACCGGCGCGCGCACCCGTTCGTCGATCTCTCTGTCGACCGGTGCCGCCACCACCCTGACCGCGCGCGACATCGCCGGCGTTTCGAACATCAACCGCGACATCCGCAACCTCGCCGCGCGCGACCCGCTGGTGACGCTCGATTCGACCAACAACAACGCGATCAGCATCGCCGGGCAGAACAACCGCTTCAACCGCTTCACCGTCGACGGTGTCGCCTTCGGTGACCCCTTCGGTCTCGAATCGGGCGGCCTCGTTTCGGCCCGCGGCCCGGTGCCGCTTGACGCGATCGGCGAATTCTCGGTCGAAATCGCTCCGGTGGACATCCAGCAGGGCTTCTTCCAGGGCGGCGCGATCAACACCCAGCTCAAGTCGGGTGGCAACGCCTTCACCTTCCTCGGCGGCGCCTATTACCAGGACGACAGCCTGCGCGGCGATCGTGCCCGCAACCTGACCCGCACCGGTGCCTTCGAATCGCAGATCTACACCGCGCAGGTCACCGGCCCGATCATCAAGGACAAGCTGTTCTTCGCGGTCACTTACGAGCGCACCCGTGACACCGTCCCGGCCGATGTGCTGCCCTCGCAGCTCGGTATCACCGATGCCGATCTCACCCAGATCAGCGACATCGCGCAGACCGTCTACGGTTTCGACACGCTGGGCGTTGCCGACAGCATCGTCGAAAAGGACGACAAGCTGGTCACCAAGCTCGACTGGAACGTCGCCGACGGCCACCGCGTGAGCGCGACCTACATCTGGAACGACAGCTCGCTGCTGGCCGGCCAGACCGGCGTGGGCGCGATCAACGCCGACAACCCGACCTACAGCCTGCTGTCGAACAACTACACGCAGGGTGCGGTCAACCACTTCGGGATTCTGCAGTCGAACAACCAGTGGTCGGACAGCTTCTCGACCCAGCTGCGCGTGTCCTATGCCGATTACGTGCGTCTGCAGGTGCCGGTCGGCGGCAACCGCAGCTTCGGCCAGTTCCTGGTCTGCCTCGACCCGACCAACCCGGCCGCTCCGGCCGATGGTTCGGCACCGCGCGAATGTTCGGACGGTCAGCAGCAGCTGCAGTTCGGCCCGGACGTCAGCCGTCAGGCCAACGAGCTCGACACGCAGTCGCTGGCGATCGAATTCCAGGCGACCCTCAAGCTCAACAACCACAGCGTGAAGCTGATTGCCGAGCGTCGCCGTCAGGACGTGCGCAACCTGTTCGCCCAGCGGGTTTCGGGTGCGTGGCTGTTCGACAGCGTTGCCGACCTTCAGGCCCAGCGCGCCAACGAAGTCGATATCGCCGTGCCGCTGCTCGGCGGCATCGATACCGTGACCGCCGATTTCCAGAACAACAGCTGGACCTTCGGGATCATGGACACGATCGACGTGACCGACACCCTGACCGTGGTGGCCGGCATGCGTTACGACCTGTTCGACACGCCGGACCGTCCGTTCAACAACGTCAACTTCCTCGAGCGTTTCGGCTTCCCGAACACCGGGACCCTCAACGGCCGCGATCTGTTCCAGCCGCGCTTCGGCGTGAACTGGCAGCCGACCGATCGTCTGACCCTTCGCGGTTCGGCCGGCCTGTTCGGCGGCGGCAGCCCCAACGTCTGGATCTCGAACAGCTTCTCGAACCCCGGGCCGACGCTCGGCCGCGTGCAGGTGCGCCGTGTTCCCGGTGTCGGCGGTGCGCCCGATACCTACACGGTTTCGGGTCTCTCCGGTCTTTCGGCTGCGCAGCAGAACGCGATCGGGGAAGCCACGCTGAACAACGTGACCGGTGGCACCGGCGTGCCTCAGGCTTTGTTCGATGCCGTTCGCAACCAGGGCACGGCGGCCTCGCCGACCAACGCGCTTGATCCCAACTTCGAGGTTCCCTCGCAGTGGCGGTTCTCGGGCTCGGTCGATTACGAAGCCAACCTCGGCCCGCTCGGCGATGGCTGGAACCTCGGCGTCGACGTGATCTATTCGCGGGTGAAGGATGCGCTGGAATGGACCGATCTGCGTTCGGTCGACAGCGGCACCGAAACCCCGGATGGCCGTCCGCGTTACCAGATCCTGCCGGGCTTCAGCGGCACCAACACCGATCTCCTGCTGACCAACACCGGTTACGGTGAAAGCTGGAACATCGTCGGCCGCTTCGACAAGGTCTGGAATTCGGGCTTCTTCCTGAACGGCTCCTACACCTATCAGGATGTGACCGACCAGAACCCGGGGACCTCGTCGGTGGCGTTCTCGAACTACACCAACACCGCGGTGGGCTTCGACCCGAACTTCGCGGCGCAGGGGATCTCGAACTATCAGCGCGATCACCAGTTCCGTCTCGGAACCGGCTTCGACGGTGAACTGTTCGGCGACAACAACACCCGCGTCGAACTGTTCTACAACGTGCGTTCGGGCCAGCGTTACAGCTACACCATGTTCGATCCCACCAACGGCCGTTCGGCGGTGTTCGGTGTGACCGGCCGTGGCAGCCGCAACCTGCTCTACGTGCCGAACGTCAGCAGCCAGACCGCCGACGCCAACGTGATCTACGATTCGACCGCGACCTTCGAAGCGGTGCAGGCGCTGGTGCAGGGCTCGGAGCTGAACGCATATCAGGGCCAGATCGCGCCGAAGAACATCGGCAAGACCCCCTGGGTGCACAAGCTCGACCTGTCGCTGCGTCAGGAAGTGCCGATCCCGTTCGGTGGCAAGATCGAACTGCTGGCGGACGTCGAAAACGTGCTGAACCTGATCGACAAGGATTGGGGCACCGTGCGTCAGGTCGGCTTCCCCTACACCGCGTCGGTGGTGAGCGTGGCCTGCGTCGCAAGCGCGACCGAGCCCTGCGCCCAGTACCGCTACTCGAGCTTCCGCGCTCCGAACGAAGCGACCAACATCAACGGTTCGCTGTGGGGCGTCCGCTTCGGGGTGCGCGTCAAGTTCTGA
- a CDS encoding ATP-binding protein → MSRIALGPVDATSLIAALIGGIAYLGIACLSLVLAEAGGNVSPVWLSNAVIVAVMLRLRLGNEVPLLLACFAVSLATNAVVQQSQAVALLFSFANMVEIAVVLALTRTGPGAQPNMSRLGDLARFVWAGGLIGPLVSASLTMPLMGDSLDQLRIGAMTWFLTDSMAMLLVVPVSLLLFDRLTGALPAARVPVPESAALLCGGMACALIVFGQSHYPLIFLIQPITLLHAFRLGSLGSALHVLGVAVVASGMTLTGHGPIAAANVGGMSELHLLQAFVAANFLTGLPVAAILAGRDRMMAQLAAGKREVDLLAENISDAILRFDLAGLCTYASPSVAEVLGTPPATFLGRHIGARLHPDARARIMQTWGRLADGTSERERVTYRRFADAADGSPVFVEADCTVVRNRDSGAREGVVVAARDVTERVELELLLTRARRHAENAANAKSEFLANMSHEIRTPMNGVLGFAELMLQGELDHDQRRFAELIVQSGRSMMTLLNDVLDLSKIESGQFAIDLAPVDLHASIAECAALHRPAAARKGLRIDLASENGDDPVGRYSELDPPWVLTDGLRLRQILLNLIGNAVKFTEVGQIRVTYRVERQEVRVTVADSGIGISALQLETIFQPFTQGEADTARRFGGTGLGLSISRQLAALLGGRIEVESTPGEGSRFTLVLPAALAPPVAEDIADDYRPRADAPPFSSAPALAPALAPARILLAEDHDINRLLVTEMLERCGQEVDVAHDGNEALAMVIDSIMRGRPYDLVLMDVQMPDCDGLAATRAIRAEGIGPGLLPVIALTANAFPEDVAAARAAGMQAHLAKPIVFAQLARALQRWLPTRIVEAEHPGAPVPARVRPDPAARASALARSPRLVARWQARRDEAVAAVRGALEAGWLLSSAHAAPPAARAGDLARLLHKLAGTAALFGEPELGEAAAALERALTSGAGAAACTTGAQRLLDLAEASGTTAAGQRAIG, encoded by the coding sequence TTGTCGCGGATCGCGCTTGGCCCTGTCGATGCAACCAGCCTGATCGCCGCGCTGATCGGCGGGATCGCCTATCTCGGCATCGCCTGCCTCAGTCTGGTGCTGGCCGAGGCCGGGGGCAATGTCAGCCCGGTGTGGCTGTCCAACGCCGTCATCGTCGCGGTGATGCTGCGGCTGCGGCTCGGCAACGAGGTGCCGCTGCTGCTCGCGTGTTTTGCGGTCAGCCTCGCCACCAATGCAGTGGTGCAACAGTCGCAGGCAGTCGCGCTGCTGTTCTCCTTCGCCAATATGGTCGAGATCGCGGTGGTGCTGGCGCTGACCCGCACCGGGCCCGGTGCGCAGCCGAACATGAGCCGGCTCGGCGATCTGGCGCGCTTCGTCTGGGCCGGGGGGCTGATCGGGCCGCTGGTCTCAGCCAGCCTGACCATGCCGCTGATGGGCGACAGCCTCGATCAGCTGCGCATTGGGGCGATGACGTGGTTTTTGACCGACTCGATGGCGATGCTGCTGGTGGTGCCGGTATCGCTGCTGCTGTTCGACCGCCTTACCGGCGCCCTGCCCGCGGCGCGCGTTCCGGTGCCGGAAAGCGCAGCGCTGCTGTGCGGCGGCATGGCCTGCGCGCTGATCGTGTTCGGGCAGAGCCACTATCCGCTGATCTTCCTGATCCAGCCGATCACGCTGCTGCATGCTTTCCGGCTCGGCAGTCTCGGCAGTGCGCTGCACGTGCTGGGCGTGGCGGTGGTGGCGAGCGGGATGACTCTGACGGGGCACGGCCCGATCGCCGCGGCGAATGTCGGGGGGATGAGCGAACTGCACCTGTTGCAGGCTTTCGTCGCCGCCAATTTCCTCACCGGGCTGCCCGTCGCCGCGATCCTCGCCGGGCGCGACCGGATGATGGCGCAGCTGGCGGCGGGCAAGCGCGAGGTCGATCTGCTGGCGGAGAATATCTCCGATGCGATCCTGCGCTTCGATCTGGCAGGCCTGTGCACCTATGCCTCGCCCTCGGTGGCGGAGGTGCTGGGAACGCCCCCGGCCACCTTCCTCGGCCGCCACATCGGCGCGCGGCTTCATCCCGATGCGCGCGCGCGGATCATGCAGACCTGGGGGCGGCTGGCCGATGGCACGAGCGAGCGGGAGCGGGTGACCTATCGCCGCTTTGCCGACGCGGCGGACGGGTCGCCCGTCTTCGTCGAGGCCGATTGCACCGTGGTGCGCAACCGCGACAGTGGTGCGCGCGAGGGCGTGGTGGTCGCCGCGCGCGATGTGACCGAGCGGGTCGAGCTGGAGCTGCTGCTCACCCGCGCGCGCCGCCATGCCGAGAACGCGGCCAATGCCAAGTCCGAATTCCTCGCCAATATGAGCCATGAGATCCGCACCCCCATGAACGGGGTTCTGGGCTTCGCCGAGCTGATGCTACAGGGTGAGCTCGACCACGATCAGCGCCGCTTTGCCGAGCTGATCGTCCAGTCGGGCCGGTCGATGATGACGCTGCTCAACGATGTGCTCGATCTCAGCAAGATCGAGAGCGGGCAATTCGCGATCGACCTTGCGCCGGTCGATCTCCATGCCAGCATCGCCGAATGCGCTGCGCTCCACCGTCCGGCGGCGGCGCGCAAGGGGCTGCGGATCGATCTCGCAAGTGAAAACGGTGACGATCCCGTCGGGCGCTATTCCGAACTCGACCCGCCCTGGGTGCTGACCGATGGGCTGCGGCTGCGACAGATCCTGCTCAATCTGATCGGCAATGCGGTAAAGTTCACCGAGGTCGGCCAGATCCGCGTGACCTACCGCGTCGAGCGGCAGGAGGTGCGGGTGACGGTGGCCGATAGCGGGATCGGGATCAGCGCCTTGCAGCTGGAAACGATCTTCCAGCCCTTCACCCAGGGCGAGGCGGATACCGCGCGGCGGTTCGGCGGGACGGGTCTCGGCCTCTCGATCAGCCGCCAGCTGGCCGCGCTGCTGGGCGGGCGGATCGAGGTCGAAAGCACGCCGGGGGAGGGATCGCGCTTCACCCTGGTGCTGCCCGCCGCGCTCGCCCCGCCGGTGGCCGAGGACATCGCCGACGATTATCGGCCGCGCGCCGATGCTCCCCCATTTTCGTCGGCGCCTGCGCTGGCACCCGCGCTCGCCCCTGCGCGCATCCTGCTGGCCGAGGATCACGACATCAATCGCCTGCTGGTGACCGAAATGCTCGAACGCTGCGGGCAGGAGGTCGATGTCGCGCATGACGGAAACGAGGCGCTGGCGATGGTGATCGACAGCATCATGCGCGGGCGGCCCTATGATCTGGTGCTGATGGATGTGCAGATGCCCGATTGCGACGGGCTGGCCGCCACCCGCGCGATCCGGGCGGAGGGGATCGGGCCGGGGTTGCTGCCGGTGATCGCGCTGACAGCCAATGCCTTTCCCGAAGATGTCGCCGCGGCGCGTGCGGCGGGGATGCAGGCGCATCTCGCCAAGCCCATAGTCTTCGCGCAGCTCGCCCGAGCGTTGCAGCGCTGGCTGCCGACGCGGATCGTCGAGGCCGAGCATCCCGGTGCGCCCGTGCCTGCCCGCGTCAGGCCCGACCCGGCGGCGCGCGCCTCGGCACTGGCCCGCTCGCCGCGGCTGGTGGCGCGCTGGCAGGCGCGGCGCGATGAAGCCGTGGCTGCGGTCCGTGGCGCACTGGAGGCTGGCTGGCTGCTGTCGTCCGCGCACGCCGCTCCGCCCGCCGCGCGCGCCGGCGATCTGGCGCGGCTGCTGCACAAGCTTGCCGGCACCGCCGCCCTGTTCGGGGAGCCGGAACTGGGCGAGGCGGCGGCGGCGCTGGAACGGGCGCTGACCAGCGGCGCCGGTGCCGCAGCCTGCACGACCGGAGCCCAGCGCCTGCTCGATCTCGCCGAGGCCAGCGGCACCACGGCCGCAGGTCAGCGCGCGATCGGCTGA
- a CDS encoding class I mannose-6-phosphate isomerase, giving the protein MVDKVWGRDVLPAPFAAPEGVRIGEIWFEPPPEVPQVLVKYLFTSEKLSVQVHPSDATALSGEAGKEECWLVLDAEPGARLAIGFQREVTAEEIAAAAQDGTIEDLLTWHPARRGDLFYLPAGTVHAIGPGLSLVEVQQTSETTFRLYDYGRPRELHLERALAVAENVPYAPEHRRSIADGPVLVDGPHFRLDRIEGAPDAATQNAYRGALLVLPLAGEVSARDGSARAAAGECLVADGLSSLDFSAARVTLLARAA; this is encoded by the coding sequence ATGGTCGACAAGGTCTGGGGCCGCGACGTGCTGCCCGCGCCCTTCGCGGCGCCAGAAGGTGTGCGGATCGGCGAAATCTGGTTCGAACCCCCGCCCGAGGTGCCGCAGGTTCTGGTCAAGTATCTGTTTACGAGCGAAAAACTTTCGGTGCAGGTCCACCCCTCCGATGCCACCGCGCTGTCCGGAGAGGCAGGCAAGGAGGAGTGCTGGCTGGTGCTCGATGCCGAACCCGGCGCGCGGCTCGCGATCGGGTTCCAGCGCGAAGTGACTGCTGAGGAGATCGCGGCGGCAGCGCAGGACGGGACGATCGAAGATCTGCTCACCTGGCACCCGGCGCGGCGCGGCGACCTGTTCTATCTGCCCGCAGGCACCGTCCACGCGATCGGCCCCGGGCTGTCGCTGGTCGAGGTGCAGCAGACCAGCGAGACCACCTTCCGCCTCTACGACTATGGCCGCCCGCGCGAATTGCATCTGGAGCGCGCCTTGGCTGTGGCAGAAAACGTGCCCTATGCGCCGGAGCATCGCCGCAGCATTGCCGATGGCCCGGTGCTGGTCGATGGACCGCATTTCCGGCTCGACCGGATCGAGGGCGCGCCCGATGCCGCCACGCAGAATGCCTATCGCGGCGCGCTGCTGGTGCTGCCGCTGGCGGGAGAGGTCAGCGCGCGGGACGGATCGGCGCGGGCGGCTGCGGGGGAATGTCTGGTCGCCGACGGGCTGAGCAGCCTCGATTTCAGCGCTGCCCGAGTGACGCTGCTGGCCCGCGCAGCCTGA
- a CDS encoding energy transducer TonB, producing MDTLQERRFEQRERRVRWPLVAGIVLLHLAALYGLTKAFAPDFTASVEREVIAAFSIDTPPPPAPPPPENRSEPDEGAQGDPGRKAVASAVTSPPPKVPIRQDRPLPRASSTGNASQSGAAAAGDGTGAAGTGLGTGSGNRGSGGGGIPVTKPVHISGRIDNARDFPVPPGGREARRGTQVVVRVTVGTDGRARGCTIYRASPDPEADRITCQLVETRLGFRPATDANGNPVAAPFYWRQQWF from the coding sequence GTGGACACATTGCAGGAGAGGCGCTTCGAACAGCGCGAGCGGCGGGTGCGTTGGCCCCTCGTGGCGGGCATCGTGCTGCTCCATCTGGCCGCGCTCTATGGTCTGACCAAGGCGTTCGCGCCCGATTTCACCGCCAGTGTCGAGCGTGAGGTGATCGCCGCCTTCAGCATCGACACGCCGCCGCCCCCCGCTCCGCCCCCGCCTGAGAACCGGTCCGAACCGGATGAGGGCGCGCAGGGGGATCCGGGGCGCAAGGCTGTGGCGAGCGCAGTCACCAGTCCGCCGCCCAAGGTGCCGATCAGGCAGGACCGCCCCCTGCCGCGCGCGTCCTCGACCGGCAACGCCAGCCAGTCGGGCGCGGCAGCGGCGGGTGATGGCACCGGCGCTGCGGGCACCGGGCTCGGCACCGGGAGCGGCAATCGCGGCAGCGGCGGCGGTGGCATCCCGGTGACCAAGCCGGTGCATATTTCGGGCCGAATCGACAATGCCCGCGACTTCCCCGTGCCCCCCGGCGGGCGCGAAGCGCGGCGCGGGACGCAGGTGGTGGTGCGCGTGACCGTCGGCACCGATGGCCGCGCGCGCGGCTGCACCATCTACCGCGCCAGCCCCGATCCCGAAGCCGATCGCATCACCTGCCAGCTGGTCGAGACCCGCCTCGGCTTTCGCCCGGCGACCGATGCCAACGGAAACCCCGTCGCCGCGCCGTTCTATTGGCGCCAGCAGTGGTTCTGA
- a CDS encoding mannose-1-phosphate guanylyltransferase: MSAIHPVILCGGSGTRLWPVSRKAVPKPFLPLVSEETLFEQAVRRVAGDDHFAAPLVVAGAAHADLITAQLGDTPGARLVIEPAAKNTAPAIALAAALLPEDAVMLVCPSDHHIADASAFRAAALAAAALAREDWLVSFGIAADRPETGYGYLRRGEALAGGYAIREFVEKPDRARAEAYLASGEYSWNGGIFAFRAGHLLAELAAYRPDMAQRVREAVAGGVGEGARFHPAAEPFAAIEGDSIDYAVMENTARAAMVPADMGWSDIGNWAALADALAGGADADGNVARGGVADFAQCRNVFAMSDGPRISAVGLEDACIIVSNGEVLVTTRDGAQAVGKLPGATNQ; the protein is encoded by the coding sequence GTGAGCGCGATCCATCCGGTGATCCTGTGCGGCGGCAGCGGCACGCGGCTGTGGCCGGTCAGCCGCAAGGCGGTGCCCAAGCCGTTCCTGCCGCTGGTGAGCGAGGAGACCCTGTTCGAACAGGCGGTGCGCCGGGTTGCGGGGGACGATCACTTTGCCGCGCCGCTGGTGGTGGCGGGGGCCGCCCATGCCGATCTCATCACCGCGCAACTTGGCGATACCCCCGGCGCGCGGCTGGTGATCGAACCGGCGGCGAAGAACACGGCGCCCGCAATCGCGCTCGCCGCCGCGCTGCTGCCCGAGGACGCGGTGATGCTGGTCTGCCCGAGCGACCACCACATCGCCGACGCCTCAGCCTTCCGCGCCGCCGCGCTTGCTGCTGCGGCCCTCGCGCGCGAGGACTGGCTCGTCAGCTTCGGCATCGCGGCGGACCGCCCCGAGACCGGCTATGGCTATCTCCGGCGCGGAGAGGCGCTCGCCGGGGGCTATGCGATCCGCGAATTCGTCGAAAAGCCCGACCGCGCCCGCGCCGAGGCCTATCTCGCAAGCGGGGAATACAGCTGGAACGGCGGCATCTTCGCCTTCCGCGCCGGGCACCTGCTGGCCGAGCTCGCCGCCTATCGCCCCGACATGGCGCAACGTGTGCGCGAGGCGGTGGCGGGCGGCGTGGGCGAGGGTGCGCGCTTCCATCCCGCGGCCGAACCCTTTGCAGCGATCGAGGGGGACTCGATCGACTATGCGGTGATGGAAAACACCGCCCGCGCGGCGATGGTGCCCGCCGACATGGGCTGGTCCGACATCGGCAACTGGGCCGCGCTCGCCGATGCGCTGGCAGGCGGGGCCGACGCGGATGGCAATGTCGCGCGCGGCGGCGTGGCGGACTTCGCGCAGTGCCGCAATGTCTTCGCCATGAGCGACGGCCCGCGCATCTCGGCGGTCGGGCTCGAGGATGCGTGCATCATCGTCTCGAACGGCGAGGTGCTGGTGACCACGCGCGACGGCGCGCAGGCGGTGGGCAAGCTGCCCGGAGCGACGAACCAGTGA